The Mobula birostris isolate sMobBir1 chromosome 11, sMobBir1.hap1, whole genome shotgun sequence genome has a segment encoding these proteins:
- the LOC140204741 gene encoding histone-lysine N-methyltransferase SETD1A-like isoform X2 codes for MMDQESGGEAVKGSGYQWRNYKLVADPTIRRVPQKVYRYDGLYFNLPDAGFPPVGDVRDPRQRRIWTKHRDISLPVPKFKFDEYYVGSVPLKEVTFARLNDNIKEGFLADMCKKFGDIEEIEILYNPKNKKHLGLAKVVFTSTRGAKDTVKNLHNTSVMGNIIHAQLDIKGQQRMKYFELIVNGFYTPQTVPTGGKALTDKFPVHQGDMANDPRRRRSCDASYPGNASQPTTPGNGTPCSQDTAYLSGHQDTPSSFGQYTPQSQGTPYTPRGGTPFSQDSPFSSRQGTPSYQSYQQDSAYKSRRHSSTGSYPRRHAPHPPFLPYRPPEQQPPPTPQPHLRFPGFPQSFRPSTSSSSSFLPAGDGSHYLPQPESGLAPAPYPSPAPYPPYGKEPAAFPFPPGSEAYGRPVGGPDSPAEGRPPSPPPPGAPAPSPPPSDSPPPAESLPCARHPSLDSRIEMLLRAQRPAFSFLVNDSEDEEERKGGGREGEGDGVSGAWVGEGEEEVEGEVGREEEVEMLEEEEEEEERRRGPPPPPEVRPPPLPPPPPPPPPPPPAGFEDVRPSLGPPPPPPPSPPPNPPLPPLPAHRRVEAGEREANGDEMTSAPSSGEDMEISDDEPGDPHPSERIEVAGPFPSFGPARSEPGSLRGSGGGGGSGPAPPAPAPAAAPPFPPHIYDYVNPLELVSRLGSQWGGLPMSFQMQTQMLTRLQQLARSKGPPGAGSFPAYPCQGAFGAYGVYTTPERDGRLFPEPLLPPSVPSSTSSTSTTATSSSSSSSATSAEPHAAPPWQGEAPKNDPHLSTVDGVLSALVLEMKNIMKRDLNRKMVEMVAFRTFDEWWERKEQKAKPFHNTARLQAKEEEKPRPKEPSMFSLVDWAKSGGFGGSASGASGLEAYGFGMGLRASLRLPSFKVKRKELSDLPESVELKRPRQTLALYEEDEEMEREKETSDAASHPSEAPKRDTEMGKKRSKPSKALDLNSEGEEEEETSEKEEEEEEEEEAGELEGSEKEDSEEDEAASDTSSKAGESDEASEASTGFASSSEEEEEEEEEEEEEEEMADTMDDSTMDSSVTGEKESKLEQAMEAAGRGSQEPQLKEESGQLAADGEESSREPLDATVKSEGMEESAVKAECTDTPEKPPPPTPAAKPQVPSRPEETGVSTRQAPVPQPTPRKRVSFSLSEEEEEAKRELSAGPTTISNLPLDHAGLVKSPSALIGARARPHHRQDTLAEESLRFREQLGASSLLQLANTPLSPPHAPSSSSSSEKGVDLAGLASIALTFGKGRPPSPSLSHSSSSSSSGSSDGEEEEAEGAAPLAPCRPERLFHLEHSYAKPAPLPSPPPRRRRTPEAPRPQLDTSAAPPPPPELLSDHLDAVLEAPEEVVCAPYPEADLRVPAAAEEDEERGSSEEEARTPLIPKRLEPGEVPPAGRKGEGAGRFQLRSEFEEMAVLYEIWNSGLDPEDLHYLRLTYQQLLQEDTALDWLNDTHWVFHTVTNIPSPKRKRRSEDGLREHLSGSARSEGFYKISKKEKDTYLRVPVTARETLPTHFRKKKLRFGRSRIHEWGLFAMEPIAADEMVIEYVGQNIRQMVADMRERRYEEEGIGSSYLFRVDHDTIIDATKSGNLARFINHCCTPNCYAKVITLEAQKKIVIYSKQPISVNEEITYDYKFPIEENKIACLCGTENCRGTLN; via the exons TTCGACGAGTACTATGTGGGATCAGTTCCCCTGAAGGAGGTGACCTTCGCCCGTCTCAACGACAACATCAAAGAGGGCTTCCTGGCTGACATGTGCAAGAAGTTTGGCGACATTGAGGAGATTGAGATCCTCTACAACCCTAAGAACAAGAAGCACCTCGGCTTGGCCAAGGTGGTGTTCACCAGCACGCGGGGCGCCAAGGACACCGTCAAGAACCTCCACAACACCTCCGTGATGGGGAACATCATCCACGCCCAATTGGACATCAAAG GACAGCAGAGGATGAAGTACTTTGAGCTCATAGTGAATGGTTTCTACACACCACAGACGGTGCCTACAGGAGGGAAAGCTCTTACGGACAAGTTCCCGGTACACCAGGGGGACATG GCCAATGACCCCAGGCGACGGAGATCTTGTGACGCCAGTTACCCAGGCAATGCCAGCCagcccaccacccctggcaatggCACCCCCTGCTCCCAGGACACGGCATACTTGAGTGGGCACCAGGACACCCCTTCTTCCTTCGGACAGTATACCCCGCAGTCCCAGGGCACGCCCTACACTCCAAGGGGAGGCACCCCCTTCTCACAGgactccccattctccagcaG gcAGGGCACTCCATCCTACCAGTCCTACCAGCAGGACTCAGCCTACAAGTCACGCCGCCATTCCTCGACTGGATCCTACCCGCGACGCCACGCGCCacaccctcccttcctcccttaccGACCCCCAGAGCAGCAGCCTCCGCCTACTCCCCAGCCCCATCTCCGCTTCCCCGGCTTCCCCCAGTCCTTTCGACCCTCaacgtcctcctcctcctccttcctgccGGCCGGCGACGGCTCCCACTACCTGCCCCAGCCCGAGTCCGGCCTCGCCCCGGCCCCCTACCCCAGCCCCGCACCCTACCCCCCTTACGGCAAGGAGCCCGCGGCCTTCCCCTTCCCGCCAGGGTCAGAGGCCTACGGCAGGCCCGTCGGGGGCCCGGACTCCCCGGCTGAGGGCcggcccccctccccaccccctcccggcGCCCCCGcgccctctcctcccccctctgacTCCCCCCCTCCAGCCGAGAGTCTGCCCTGTGCCCGGCACCCGAGCCTGGACTCCCGCATCGAGATGCTCCTCCGCGCCCAGcgtcctgccttctccttcctGGTCAACGACTCGGAGGACGAGGAGGAACGGAAGGGAGGggggcgggagggggagggggacgggGTGAGTGGGgcctgggtgggggagggggaggaggaggtggagggggaggtggggagggaagaggaggTGGAGatgctggaggaggaggaggaggaggaggagcggcGAAGGGGCCCTCCCCCGCCCCCTGAAGTCCGCCCCccgcccctccctccccctccacctccccctccgcCCCCTCCACCCGCTGGCTTCGAAGACGTCCGCCCGTCCTTGGGACCCCCACCGCCTCCACCGCCCTCCCCTCCGccaaaccctcccctcccccctctcccggcGCACAGGCGGGTAGAAGCTGGAGAGCGCGAGGCCAATGGAGATGAGATG ACATCTGCCCCCTCCTCTGGCGAGGACATGGAGATCTCGGATGATGAGCCGGGTGACCCTCACCCATCTGAGCGGATCGAGGTGGCCGGCCCGTTCCCCTCGTTCGGGCCTGCCCGGTCCGAGCCAGGCTCCCTGAGGGGCAGCGGGGGTGGTGGGGGCAGTGGCCCTGCCCCTCCGGCCCCAGCCCCGGCTGCGGcaccccccttccctccccacatCTACGACTATGTGAACCCCCTGGAGCTGGTCAGCCGGCTGGGTAGCCAGTGGGGGGGGCTGCCCATGTCTTTCCAGATGCAGACGCAGATGTTGACCCGCCTGCAGCAGTTGGCCAGGAGCAAAGGTCCACCTGGGGCCGGGTCCTTCCCTGCCTACCCCTGCCAGGGGGCCTTTGGGGCCTACGGAGTCTACACCACGCCCGAGAGGGATGGCAGACTCTTCCCAGAGCCTCTGCTGCCCCCCTCCGTCCCCTCGTCCacctcctccacctccaccactgctaccagctcctcctcctcctcgtcaGCCACCTCCGCCGAGCCTCACGCGGCGCCCCCCTGGCAGGGCGAGGCCCCCAAAAACGATCCACACCTCTCGACGGTGGACGGTGTCCTCTCGGCCTTGGTCCTGGAGATGAAGAACATCATGAAGCGGGACCTCAACCGCAAGATGGTGGAGATGGTGGCGTTCCGAACCTTCGACGAGTGGTGGGAGCGCAAGGAGCAGAAGGCCAAG CCCTTCCACAACACAGCGAGACTCCAagcgaaggaggaggagaagcccAGGCCCAAGGAGCCTTCCATGTTCTCGCTGGTGGACTGGGCCAAGAGCGGTGGGTTTGGCGGCTCAGCCAGTGGTGCCAGTGGTCTAGAGGCCTACGGCTTTGGGATGGGTCTCCGAGCCTCACTGAGACTGCCATCGTTCAAG GTGAAAAGGAAGGAACTGTCAGACCTTCCTGAGAGCGTGGAACTGAAACGCCCTCGCCAGACCCTCGCTCTGTACGAAGAGGATGAAG AGATGGAACGGGAGAAGGAGACCTCGGACGCGGCCAGCCACCCCTCAGAGGCACCCAAACGTGATACTGAGATGGGCAAGAAACGTAGCAAGCCCTCCAAGGCCTTGGACCTGAACAGCGAGggcgaggaggaggaggagacgtcGGAGAAG gaagaggaggaggaggaggaggaagaggctgGTGAATTGGAGGGGAGTGAGAAAGAAGATTCTGAAGAAG ATGAGGCCGCCAGTGACACATCCTCGAAAGCCGGCGAGTCTGATGAGGCATCCGAAGCTTCAACGGGCTTCGCCAGCAGCtctgaggaggaggaagaggaagaggaggaggaggaggaggaggaggagatggcagacACGATGGATGACTCCACCATGGACAGCTCTGTGACGGGTGAGAAGGAGTCCAAGCTCGAGCAGGCGATGGAGGCGGCAGGCAGAGGTTCCCAGGAGCCACAGCTgaaagaggagagtggccagCTGGCAGCAGATGGAGAGGAGAGCAGCAGAGAGCCTTTGGATGCTACGGTGAAGTCCGAAGGGATGGAGGAATCTGCAGTTAAAGCAG AGTGCACAGATACCCCAGAGAAACCTCCTCCTCCGACACCTGCAGCCAAGCCCCAGGTGCCCAGCCGCCCTGAGGAGACGGGAGTGAGCACCCGCCAGGCACCCGTGCCCCAGCCCACGCCTCGGAAGAGGGTGTCCTTCTCTCTgtcggaggaggaggaggaggcaaaGAGGGAGCTGTCAGCCGGCCCCACCACCATCTCTAACCTGCCGCTGGATCACGCCGGGCTGGTGAAGTCGCCGTCTGCCCTCATCGGGGCCCGAGCACGCCCCCATCACCGGCAGGACACCTTGGCGGAGGAGAGCCTCCGCTTCCGGGAGCAGCTGGGCGCCTCCTCTCTTCTTCAGCTGGCCAacacccccctctctcctccccacgcACCCTCATCCTCCTCGTCCTCGGAGAAAGGGGTGGACCTGGCCGGGCTGGCCAGCATTGCCCTCACCTTTGGCAAGGGGagacccccttccccttccctctcccattcttcctcctcctcctcctccggctCCTCGgacggggaggaggaggaggcagaGGGGGCCGCCCCTCTCGCCCCCTGCCGTCCGGAGCGCCTCTTCCACCTGGAGCACAGCTACGCCAAGCCTGCCCCCCTCCCATCGCCACCGCCTCGGCGCCGCAGGACCCCCGAGGCCCCCCGACCCCAGCTGGACACCTCCGCCGCCCCGCCTCCACCTCCTGAGCTTCTCAGCGACCATCTGGACGCAGTGCTGGAAGCGCCGGAAGAGGTGGTCTGTGCCCCGTACCCCGAGGCTGACCTCCGGGTCCCTgctgctgcagaggaggatgaggagaggggcagtagtGAGGAGGAGGCAAGGACTCCCTTGATCCCCAAGAGGCTGGAACCAGGCGAGGTGCCCCCTGCTGGCAGGAAGGGGGAGGGTGCTGGCAGGTTTCAGCTGCGCTCTGAGTTCGAGGAGATGGCTGTCCTGTACGAGATCTGGAACTCAGGTTTGGACCCCGAGGACCTTCACTACCTCCGCCTCACCTATCAGCAGCTGCTGCAGGAGGACACTGCCCTTGACTGGCTTAACGACACACACTGGGTCTTCCACACCG TCACCAACATCCCTAGCCCAAAGAGGAAAAGGCGCTCGGAGGACGGGCTGAGGGAGCACCTGTCGGGAAGCGCCAGGAGCGAGGGATTCTACAAGATCAGCAAGAAGGAAAAGGACACTTATCTGCGGGTTCCTGTCACTGCCCGAGAGACCCTCCCCACCCAC ttCCGGAAGAAGAAGCTAAGGTTTGGCCGGAGCCGTATACACGAATGGGGTCTGTTCGCAATGGAGCCCATTGCAGCTGACGAGATGGTCATCGAATACGTGGGACAGAACATCCGTCAG ATGGTTGCTGACATGCGGGAGCGGAGGTACGAGGAGGAAGGCATCGGCAGCAGCTACCTGTTCCGGGTGGATCATGACACAATCATCGACGCCACCAAGTCCGGGAACCTTGCCCGTTTCATCAACCACTGTTGTACG
- the LOC140204741 gene encoding histone-lysine N-methyltransferase SETD1A-like isoform X1: protein MMDQESGGEAVKGSGYQWRNYKLVADPTIRRVPQKVYRYDGLYFNLPDAGFPPVGDVRDPRQRRIWTKHRDISLPVPKFKFDEYYVGSVPLKEVTFARLNDNIKEGFLADMCKKFGDIEEIEILYNPKNKKHLGLAKVVFTSTRGAKDTVKNLHNTSVMGNIIHAQLDIKGQQRMKYFELIVNGFYTPQTVPTGGKALTDKFPVHQGDMANDPRRRRSCDASYPGNASQPTTPGNGTPCSQDTAYLSGHQDTPSSFGQYTPQSQGTPYTPRGGTPFSQDSPFSSRQGTPSYQSYQQDSAYKSRRHSSTGSYPRRHAPHPPFLPYRPPEQQPPPTPQPHLRFPGFPQSFRPSTSSSSSFLPAGDGSHYLPQPESGLAPAPYPSPAPYPPYGKEPAAFPFPPGSEAYGRPVGGPDSPAEGRPPSPPPPGAPAPSPPPSDSPPPAESLPCARHPSLDSRIEMLLRAQRPAFSFLVNDSEDEEERKGGGREGEGDGVSGAWVGEGEEEVEGEVGREEEVEMLEEEEEEEERRRGPPPPPEVRPPPLPPPPPPPPPPPPAGFEDVRPSLGPPPPPPPSPPPNPPLPPLPAHRRVEAGEREANGDEMTSAPSSGEDMEISDDEPGDPHPSERIEVAGPFPSFGPARSEPGSLRGSGGGGGSGPAPPAPAPAAAPPFPPHIYDYVNPLELVSRLGSQWGGLPMSFQMQTQMLTRLQQLARSKGPPGAGSFPAYPCQGAFGAYGVYTTPERDGRLFPEPLLPPSVPSSTSSTSTTATSSSSSSSATSAEPHAAPPWQGEAPKNDPHLSTVDGVLSALVLEMKNIMKRDLNRKMVEMVAFRTFDEWWERKEQKAKPFHNTARLQAKEEEKPRPKEPSMFSLVDWAKSGGFGGSASGASGLEAYGFGMGLRASLRLPSFKVKRKELSDLPESVELKRPRQTLALYEEDEEMEREKETSDAASHPSEAPKRDTEMGKKRSKPSKALDLNSEGEEEEETSEKEEEEEEEEEAGELEGSEKEDSEEDEAASDTSSKAGESDEASEASTGFASSSEEEEEEEEEEEEEEEMADTMDDSTMDSSVTGEKESKLEQAMEAAGRGSQEPQLKEESGQLAADGEESSREPLDATVKSEGMEESAVKAECTDTPEKPPPPTPAAKPQVPSRPEETGVSTRQAPVPQPTPRKRVSFSLSEEEEEAKRELSAGPTTISNLPLDHAGLVKSPSALIGARARPHHRQDTLAEESLRFREQLGASSLLQLANTPLSPPHAPSSSSSSEKGVDLAGLASIALTFGKGRPPSPSLSHSSSSSSSGSSDGEEEEAEGAAPLAPCRPERLFHLEHSYAKPAPLPSPPPRRRRTPEAPRPQLDTSAAPPPPPELLSDHLDAVLEAPEEVVCAPYPEADLRVPAAAEEDEERGSSEEEARTPLIPKRLEPGEVPPAGRKGEGAGRFQLRSEFEEMAVLYEIWNSGLDPEDLHYLRLTYQQLLQEDTALDWLNDTHWVFHTVTNIPSPKRKRRSEDGLREHLSGSARSEGFYKISKKEKDTYLRVPVTARETLPTHSLLSNPAPTSQGSNRLLSERRSEQRRLLTAIGASAVLDSDLLKFNQLKFRKKKLRFGRSRIHEWGLFAMEPIAADEMVIEYVGQNIRQMVADMRERRYEEEGIGSSYLFRVDHDTIIDATKSGNLARFINHCCTPNCYAKVITLEAQKKIVIYSKQPISVNEEITYDYKFPIEENKIACLCGTENCRGTLN, encoded by the exons TTCGACGAGTACTATGTGGGATCAGTTCCCCTGAAGGAGGTGACCTTCGCCCGTCTCAACGACAACATCAAAGAGGGCTTCCTGGCTGACATGTGCAAGAAGTTTGGCGACATTGAGGAGATTGAGATCCTCTACAACCCTAAGAACAAGAAGCACCTCGGCTTGGCCAAGGTGGTGTTCACCAGCACGCGGGGCGCCAAGGACACCGTCAAGAACCTCCACAACACCTCCGTGATGGGGAACATCATCCACGCCCAATTGGACATCAAAG GACAGCAGAGGATGAAGTACTTTGAGCTCATAGTGAATGGTTTCTACACACCACAGACGGTGCCTACAGGAGGGAAAGCTCTTACGGACAAGTTCCCGGTACACCAGGGGGACATG GCCAATGACCCCAGGCGACGGAGATCTTGTGACGCCAGTTACCCAGGCAATGCCAGCCagcccaccacccctggcaatggCACCCCCTGCTCCCAGGACACGGCATACTTGAGTGGGCACCAGGACACCCCTTCTTCCTTCGGACAGTATACCCCGCAGTCCCAGGGCACGCCCTACACTCCAAGGGGAGGCACCCCCTTCTCACAGgactccccattctccagcaG gcAGGGCACTCCATCCTACCAGTCCTACCAGCAGGACTCAGCCTACAAGTCACGCCGCCATTCCTCGACTGGATCCTACCCGCGACGCCACGCGCCacaccctcccttcctcccttaccGACCCCCAGAGCAGCAGCCTCCGCCTACTCCCCAGCCCCATCTCCGCTTCCCCGGCTTCCCCCAGTCCTTTCGACCCTCaacgtcctcctcctcctccttcctgccGGCCGGCGACGGCTCCCACTACCTGCCCCAGCCCGAGTCCGGCCTCGCCCCGGCCCCCTACCCCAGCCCCGCACCCTACCCCCCTTACGGCAAGGAGCCCGCGGCCTTCCCCTTCCCGCCAGGGTCAGAGGCCTACGGCAGGCCCGTCGGGGGCCCGGACTCCCCGGCTGAGGGCcggcccccctccccaccccctcccggcGCCCCCGcgccctctcctcccccctctgacTCCCCCCCTCCAGCCGAGAGTCTGCCCTGTGCCCGGCACCCGAGCCTGGACTCCCGCATCGAGATGCTCCTCCGCGCCCAGcgtcctgccttctccttcctGGTCAACGACTCGGAGGACGAGGAGGAACGGAAGGGAGGggggcgggagggggagggggacgggGTGAGTGGGgcctgggtgggggagggggaggaggaggtggagggggaggtggggagggaagaggaggTGGAGatgctggaggaggaggaggaggaggaggagcggcGAAGGGGCCCTCCCCCGCCCCCTGAAGTCCGCCCCccgcccctccctccccctccacctccccctccgcCCCCTCCACCCGCTGGCTTCGAAGACGTCCGCCCGTCCTTGGGACCCCCACCGCCTCCACCGCCCTCCCCTCCGccaaaccctcccctcccccctctcccggcGCACAGGCGGGTAGAAGCTGGAGAGCGCGAGGCCAATGGAGATGAGATG ACATCTGCCCCCTCCTCTGGCGAGGACATGGAGATCTCGGATGATGAGCCGGGTGACCCTCACCCATCTGAGCGGATCGAGGTGGCCGGCCCGTTCCCCTCGTTCGGGCCTGCCCGGTCCGAGCCAGGCTCCCTGAGGGGCAGCGGGGGTGGTGGGGGCAGTGGCCCTGCCCCTCCGGCCCCAGCCCCGGCTGCGGcaccccccttccctccccacatCTACGACTATGTGAACCCCCTGGAGCTGGTCAGCCGGCTGGGTAGCCAGTGGGGGGGGCTGCCCATGTCTTTCCAGATGCAGACGCAGATGTTGACCCGCCTGCAGCAGTTGGCCAGGAGCAAAGGTCCACCTGGGGCCGGGTCCTTCCCTGCCTACCCCTGCCAGGGGGCCTTTGGGGCCTACGGAGTCTACACCACGCCCGAGAGGGATGGCAGACTCTTCCCAGAGCCTCTGCTGCCCCCCTCCGTCCCCTCGTCCacctcctccacctccaccactgctaccagctcctcctcctcctcgtcaGCCACCTCCGCCGAGCCTCACGCGGCGCCCCCCTGGCAGGGCGAGGCCCCCAAAAACGATCCACACCTCTCGACGGTGGACGGTGTCCTCTCGGCCTTGGTCCTGGAGATGAAGAACATCATGAAGCGGGACCTCAACCGCAAGATGGTGGAGATGGTGGCGTTCCGAACCTTCGACGAGTGGTGGGAGCGCAAGGAGCAGAAGGCCAAG CCCTTCCACAACACAGCGAGACTCCAagcgaaggaggaggagaagcccAGGCCCAAGGAGCCTTCCATGTTCTCGCTGGTGGACTGGGCCAAGAGCGGTGGGTTTGGCGGCTCAGCCAGTGGTGCCAGTGGTCTAGAGGCCTACGGCTTTGGGATGGGTCTCCGAGCCTCACTGAGACTGCCATCGTTCAAG GTGAAAAGGAAGGAACTGTCAGACCTTCCTGAGAGCGTGGAACTGAAACGCCCTCGCCAGACCCTCGCTCTGTACGAAGAGGATGAAG AGATGGAACGGGAGAAGGAGACCTCGGACGCGGCCAGCCACCCCTCAGAGGCACCCAAACGTGATACTGAGATGGGCAAGAAACGTAGCAAGCCCTCCAAGGCCTTGGACCTGAACAGCGAGggcgaggaggaggaggagacgtcGGAGAAG gaagaggaggaggaggaggaggaagaggctgGTGAATTGGAGGGGAGTGAGAAAGAAGATTCTGAAGAAG ATGAGGCCGCCAGTGACACATCCTCGAAAGCCGGCGAGTCTGATGAGGCATCCGAAGCTTCAACGGGCTTCGCCAGCAGCtctgaggaggaggaagaggaagaggaggaggaggaggaggaggaggagatggcagacACGATGGATGACTCCACCATGGACAGCTCTGTGACGGGTGAGAAGGAGTCCAAGCTCGAGCAGGCGATGGAGGCGGCAGGCAGAGGTTCCCAGGAGCCACAGCTgaaagaggagagtggccagCTGGCAGCAGATGGAGAGGAGAGCAGCAGAGAGCCTTTGGATGCTACGGTGAAGTCCGAAGGGATGGAGGAATCTGCAGTTAAAGCAG AGTGCACAGATACCCCAGAGAAACCTCCTCCTCCGACACCTGCAGCCAAGCCCCAGGTGCCCAGCCGCCCTGAGGAGACGGGAGTGAGCACCCGCCAGGCACCCGTGCCCCAGCCCACGCCTCGGAAGAGGGTGTCCTTCTCTCTgtcggaggaggaggaggaggcaaaGAGGGAGCTGTCAGCCGGCCCCACCACCATCTCTAACCTGCCGCTGGATCACGCCGGGCTGGTGAAGTCGCCGTCTGCCCTCATCGGGGCCCGAGCACGCCCCCATCACCGGCAGGACACCTTGGCGGAGGAGAGCCTCCGCTTCCGGGAGCAGCTGGGCGCCTCCTCTCTTCTTCAGCTGGCCAacacccccctctctcctccccacgcACCCTCATCCTCCTCGTCCTCGGAGAAAGGGGTGGACCTGGCCGGGCTGGCCAGCATTGCCCTCACCTTTGGCAAGGGGagacccccttccccttccctctcccattcttcctcctcctcctcctccggctCCTCGgacggggaggaggaggaggcagaGGGGGCCGCCCCTCTCGCCCCCTGCCGTCCGGAGCGCCTCTTCCACCTGGAGCACAGCTACGCCAAGCCTGCCCCCCTCCCATCGCCACCGCCTCGGCGCCGCAGGACCCCCGAGGCCCCCCGACCCCAGCTGGACACCTCCGCCGCCCCGCCTCCACCTCCTGAGCTTCTCAGCGACCATCTGGACGCAGTGCTGGAAGCGCCGGAAGAGGTGGTCTGTGCCCCGTACCCCGAGGCTGACCTCCGGGTCCCTgctgctgcagaggaggatgaggagaggggcagtagtGAGGAGGAGGCAAGGACTCCCTTGATCCCCAAGAGGCTGGAACCAGGCGAGGTGCCCCCTGCTGGCAGGAAGGGGGAGGGTGCTGGCAGGTTTCAGCTGCGCTCTGAGTTCGAGGAGATGGCTGTCCTGTACGAGATCTGGAACTCAGGTTTGGACCCCGAGGACCTTCACTACCTCCGCCTCACCTATCAGCAGCTGCTGCAGGAGGACACTGCCCTTGACTGGCTTAACGACACACACTGGGTCTTCCACACCG TCACCAACATCCCTAGCCCAAAGAGGAAAAGGCGCTCGGAGGACGGGCTGAGGGAGCACCTGTCGGGAAGCGCCAGGAGCGAGGGATTCTACAAGATCAGCAAGAAGGAAAAGGACACTTATCTGCGGGTTCCTGTCACTGCCCGAGAGACCCTCCCCACCCAC tctctcctctccaacCCTGCCCCCACCAGCCAGGGCTCGAACCGGCTGCTGTCGGAGCGGCGTTCTGAACAGAGGCGGCTGCTGACCGCCATCGGCGCGTCTGCCGTCCTTGACAGTGACCTGCTCAAGTTCAATCAGCTCAAG ttCCGGAAGAAGAAGCTAAGGTTTGGCCGGAGCCGTATACACGAATGGGGTCTGTTCGCAATGGAGCCCATTGCAGCTGACGAGATGGTCATCGAATACGTGGGACAGAACATCCGTCAG ATGGTTGCTGACATGCGGGAGCGGAGGTACGAGGAGGAAGGCATCGGCAGCAGCTACCTGTTCCGGGTGGATCATGACACAATCATCGACGCCACCAAGTCCGGGAACCTTGCCCGTTTCATCAACCACTGTTGTACG